A genomic window from Lotus japonicus ecotype B-129 chromosome 1, LjGifu_v1.2 includes:
- the LOC130733861 gene encoding G-type lectin S-receptor-like serine/threonine-protein kinase LECRK3 isoform X1 — protein sequence MVQLTLTCWFSFLFFTHLLSLSGVISVTFTLVNKCNYTVWPAATTTTSGGNLSTTGFVLNSGDSSTVTVPSDWSGRFWGRTLCSTDRTTGNFSCITGDCGTGKVACGGNSGSPPATLAEFGLNGANNRDFFDVSLVDGYNLPLAIIPLRGNCSSSGCRADLNAKCPSELKVTAEQAVVACRGPCAAFNLQVFCCAGNYSSPSSCEPSVYANIFKEACPQAYSYVYDDSTNTTFTCASATDYNITFCPSPSSNDTSLGSLDQGAASVGVSSSLTAGSETTRWLSPSGDFAFGFYELPNELFLLAIWYDSITNGSIVWYANGDNPAPKGSRLELNDSQGLVLTSPQGSELWRSYFRSGTVSSGLMNDAGNFQLRDKDFVVLWDSFSNPTDTLVPTQVLELNGNLSSRQGEFNFSRGRFKLRLQQDGNLVFNLINLPSNYNYEPYNSTRTADAKNQTNAGQSLIFDKSGFLYVLKNSGEKFYITYPNETVSTDGFYYKATLNYDGVLTIAYHPKDPKNGTSWVVVKTRPENICLNSRFTEGEGVCGFNSICTIKEDQRPMCTCPDGYSLIDSSNMYGGCIPNFQVICEASGKRGSQDDLYTMMELPNTDWPKSDYETLSPSTLQECKESCMQDCSCVLVSFNQSTCSKKKLPLSYGRKDQEVEGVSVMKLMKNDPLASFPNMKKDHDTLIIVISVLFGTSVFVILMLVGSICFGFPYSLKKIKRSRTKTNKGFFDKNLRNFTFKEIQEATSNFREELGRGSCGIVYKGEIGMTGVAVKKLDKLFQDSDKEFQTEMNVIGQTHHRNLVRLLGYCNEGQHRMLVYELMSNGTLASFLFTPLKPNWNQRVHIALGIARGLVYLHEECCTQIIHCDIKPQNILLDDHHNARISDFGLAKRLLINQSRTETGIRGTKGYVAPDWFRSAPVTAKVDTYSFGVLLLEIICCRKNVEKDLVDEEKGILSDWAYDCYRSKRLDILLENDNDAAMDTKSFEKFVMIAIWCIQEDPFLRPTMKEVLHMLEGIVEVTIPPSPYLYGSVSCH from the exons ATGGTTCAGCTAACACTAACATGCTGGTTTTCTTTCTTGTTCTTTACACATCTTCTATCTTTATCAG GGGTTATTTCAGTAACATTCACTTTAGTTAACAAATGCAACTACACCGTGTGGCCAGCtgcgaccaccaccaccagcggCGGAAACCTCTCAACCACCGGCTTCGTCTTAAACTCCGGCGACTCCTCCACCGTCACGGTACCGTCTGACTGGAGCGGCCGATTCTGGGGCCGGACTCTCTGCTCGACGGACCGCACCACCGGGAACTTCTCCTGCATCACCGGCGACTGCGGCACAGGGAAGGTCGCATGCGGCGGCAATTCAGGATCGCCGCCGGCCACGCTGGCGGAGTTCGGTTTGAACGGTGCCAACAACCGAGATTTCTTTGACGTCAGCTTGGTAGACGGTTACAACCTCCCTTTGGCGATTATTCCGTTGAGGGGGAACTGCAGCAGCTCCGGGTGCCGTGCGGATCTGAACGCGAAGTGTCCGTCGGAGCTGAAGGTTACGGCGGAGCAAGCGGTGGTGGCGTGCCGGGGACCTTGCGCCGCGTTCAATTTGCAGGTTTTTTGCTGCGCCGGGAATTATTCGTCGCCGTCGAGTTGCGAGCCGAGTGTGTACGCCAACATTTTCAAGGAAGCGTGCCCGCAGGCGTATAGCTACGTCTACGATGACAGTACGAACACCACGTTTACTTGTGCTTCTGCCACAGATTACAACATCACGTTTTGTCCTTCCCCTTCTTCCAATGACACCAG CTTGGGATCACTGGACCAAGGTGCGGCGAGTGTTGGCGTCTCATCCTCACTTACTGCTGGAAGTGAAACAACTCGGTGGCTTTCTCCATCAGGTGATTTTGCATTTGGATTTTATGAACTTCCAAATGAGCTTTTCTTGTTAGCTATATGGTATGACAGCATAACCAATGGGAGCATCGTTTGGTATGCAAATGGAGACAACCCTGCTCCTAAAGGATCAAGGTTGGAACTGAATGACTCCCAAGGGTTAGTGCTCACCAGCCCTCAAGGTTCAGAGCTATGGAGATCATATTTCAGATCTGGTACAGTTTCCAGTGGTCTAATGAATGATGCTGGGAATTTTCAGCTGAGAGACAAAGATTTTGTGGTATTATGGGATAGTTTCAGCAATCCTACTGATACATTGGTGCCTACTCAAGTTCTGGAGTTAAATGGCAATCTTTCTTCTCGACAAGGAGAGTTCAACTTCTCACGTGGACGGTTCAAACTTCGTCTACAACAGGATGGGAATCTTGTATTCAACCTTATTAATTTGCCTAGCAACTACAATTATGAGCCTTACAATAGCACACGCACTGCTGATGCTAAAAATCAAACAAATGCTGGCCAAAGTTTGATATTTGACAAATCAGGATTTTTGTACGTACTGAAGAATAGTGGTGAGAAGTTTTATATCACTTATCCAAATGAGACAGTCTCAACTGATGGCTTCTATTACAAAGCAACACTCAATTATGATGGAGTTCTCACCATAGCATATCACCCTAAAGATCCAAAAAACGGAACAAGCTGGGTTGTTGTTAAAACTAGACCAGAAAACATATGTTTGAATTCTAGATTCACGGAAGGTGAAGGTGTTTGTGGGTTTAATAGCATCTGTACCATTAAAGAAGACCAAAGGCCAATGTGTACCTGCCCAGATGGATATTCTCTAATTGATTCCAGTAACATGTATGGTGGTTGTATCCCAAATTTTCAAGTCATTTGTGAAGCCAGTGGGAAACGGGGTTCACAGGATGATCTATATACAATGATGGAATTGCCAAACACTGATTGGCCTAAATCTGATTATGAAACATTAAGTCCTTCTACTCTACAAGAATGTAAGGAATCTTGTATGCAGGATTGCTCATGTGTGTTGGTTTCTTTCAACCAAAGCACCTGCTCGAAGAAGAAGCTCCCACTCTCATATGGGAGGAAAGATCAGGAAGTAGAAGGAGTTTCTGTCATGAAATTGATGAAAAATGATCCTCTTGCCTCCTTCCCCAATATGAAGAAAGATCATGATACTTTGATCATTGTGATATCCGTTCTGTTTGGCACCTCTGTTTTTGTCATTTTAATGTTGGTTGGATCAATATGTTTTGGGTTCCCTTACAGCCTCAAGAAAATCAAAAGAAGTAGAACCAAGACCAACAAAGGTTTCTTCGACAAAAATTTGCGCAATTTCACCTTCAAGGAAATTCAAGAAGCAACAAGCAACTTCAGAGAAGAACTGGGAAGGGGATCTTGTGGCATTGTCTACAAAGGAGAGATAGGGATGACTGGTGTAGCTGTTAAGAAATTAGACAAGTTGTTCCAAGACAGTGATAAGGAATTCCAGACTGAAATGAATGTGATAGGCCAAACTCATCACAGGAACCTCGTTCGCCTTCTTGGATATTGCAATGAGGGACAACACCGGATGCTGGTGTATGAGTTGATGAGCAATGGCACCTTAGCAAGCTTCCTTTTCACCCCATTAAAACCAAACTGGAACCAAAGAGTACACATTGCCCTTGGGATTGCAAGAGGCCTTGTTTACTTGCATGAGGAATGTTGCACCCAAATCATCCATTGTGACATTAAGCCACAGAATATACTTCTAGATGATCACCACAATGCCAGGATTTCAGATTTCGGGTTAGCAAAGCGGTTATTGATCAATCAAAGCCGCACTGAAACTGGAATTAGAGGAACCAAAGGGTATGTTGCACCAGATTGGTTTAGGAGTGCTCCGGTCACTGCTAAGGTTGATACTTATAGTTTTGGTGTATTATTATTAGAGATCATTTGCTGTAGAAAAAATGTAGAAAAAGATCTTGTTGATGAAGAAAAGGGGATTTTAAGTGACTGGGCTTATGATTGCTACAGGTCTAAAAGATTAGACATTCTTCTAGAAAACGATAATGATGCTGCCATGGACACAAAGAGCTTCGAGAAGTTTGTCATGATTGCTATATGGTGCATTCAAGAAGATCCCTTTCTAAGGCCAACAATGAAGGAAGTTTTGCACATGCTTGAAGGAATTGTTGAAGTTACAATTCCCCCAAGTCCCTACCTCTATGGTTCTGTTAGTTGCCATTGA
- the LOC130733861 gene encoding G-type lectin S-receptor-like serine/threonine-protein kinase RLK1 isoform X2 — translation MVQLTLTCWFSFLFFTHLLSLSGVISVTFTLVNKCNYTVWPAATTTTSGGNLSTTGFVLNSGDSSTVTVPSDWSGRFWGRTLCSTDRTTGNFSCITGDCGTGKVACGGNSGSPPATLAEFGLNGANNRDFFDVSLVDGYNLPLAIIPLRGNCSSSGCRADLNAKCPSELKVTAEQAVVACRGPCAAFNLQVFCCAGNYSSPSSCEPSVYANIFKEACPQAYSYVYDDSTNTTFTCASATDYNITFCPSPSSNDTSLGSLDQGAASVGVSSSLTAGSETTRWLSPSGDFAFGFYELPNELFLLAIWYDSITNGSIVWYANGDNPAPKGSRLELNDSQGLVLTSPQGSELWRSYFRSGTVSSGLMNDAGNFQLRDKDFVVLWDSFSNPTDTLVPTQVLELNGNLSSRQGEFNFSRGRFKLRLQQDGNLVFNLINLPSNYNYEPYNSTRTADAKNQTNAGQSLIFDKSGFLYVLKNSGEKFYITYPNETVSTDGFYYKATLNYDGVLTIAYHPKDPKNGTSWVVVKTRPENICLNSRFTEGEGVCGFNSICTIKEDQRPMCTCPDGYSLIDSSNMYGGCIPNFQVICEASGKRGSQDDLYTMMELPNTDWPKSDYETLSPSTLQECKESCMQDCSCVLVSFNQSTCSKKKLPLSYGRKDQEVEGVSVMKLMKNDPLASFPNMKKDHDTLIIVISVLFGTSVFVILMLVGSICFGFPYSLKKIKRSRTKTNKGFFDKNLRNFTFKEIQEATSNFREELGRGSCGIVYKGEIGMTGVAVKKLDKLFQDSDKEFQTEMNVIGQTHHRNLVRLLGYCNEGQHRMLVYELMSNGTLASFLFTPLKPNWNQRVHIALGIARGLVYLHEECCTQIIHCDIKPQNILLDDHHNARISDFGLAKRLLINQSRTETGIRGTKGYVAPDWFRSAPVTAKV, via the exons ATGGTTCAGCTAACACTAACATGCTGGTTTTCTTTCTTGTTCTTTACACATCTTCTATCTTTATCAG GGGTTATTTCAGTAACATTCACTTTAGTTAACAAATGCAACTACACCGTGTGGCCAGCtgcgaccaccaccaccagcggCGGAAACCTCTCAACCACCGGCTTCGTCTTAAACTCCGGCGACTCCTCCACCGTCACGGTACCGTCTGACTGGAGCGGCCGATTCTGGGGCCGGACTCTCTGCTCGACGGACCGCACCACCGGGAACTTCTCCTGCATCACCGGCGACTGCGGCACAGGGAAGGTCGCATGCGGCGGCAATTCAGGATCGCCGCCGGCCACGCTGGCGGAGTTCGGTTTGAACGGTGCCAACAACCGAGATTTCTTTGACGTCAGCTTGGTAGACGGTTACAACCTCCCTTTGGCGATTATTCCGTTGAGGGGGAACTGCAGCAGCTCCGGGTGCCGTGCGGATCTGAACGCGAAGTGTCCGTCGGAGCTGAAGGTTACGGCGGAGCAAGCGGTGGTGGCGTGCCGGGGACCTTGCGCCGCGTTCAATTTGCAGGTTTTTTGCTGCGCCGGGAATTATTCGTCGCCGTCGAGTTGCGAGCCGAGTGTGTACGCCAACATTTTCAAGGAAGCGTGCCCGCAGGCGTATAGCTACGTCTACGATGACAGTACGAACACCACGTTTACTTGTGCTTCTGCCACAGATTACAACATCACGTTTTGTCCTTCCCCTTCTTCCAATGACACCAG CTTGGGATCACTGGACCAAGGTGCGGCGAGTGTTGGCGTCTCATCCTCACTTACTGCTGGAAGTGAAACAACTCGGTGGCTTTCTCCATCAGGTGATTTTGCATTTGGATTTTATGAACTTCCAAATGAGCTTTTCTTGTTAGCTATATGGTATGACAGCATAACCAATGGGAGCATCGTTTGGTATGCAAATGGAGACAACCCTGCTCCTAAAGGATCAAGGTTGGAACTGAATGACTCCCAAGGGTTAGTGCTCACCAGCCCTCAAGGTTCAGAGCTATGGAGATCATATTTCAGATCTGGTACAGTTTCCAGTGGTCTAATGAATGATGCTGGGAATTTTCAGCTGAGAGACAAAGATTTTGTGGTATTATGGGATAGTTTCAGCAATCCTACTGATACATTGGTGCCTACTCAAGTTCTGGAGTTAAATGGCAATCTTTCTTCTCGACAAGGAGAGTTCAACTTCTCACGTGGACGGTTCAAACTTCGTCTACAACAGGATGGGAATCTTGTATTCAACCTTATTAATTTGCCTAGCAACTACAATTATGAGCCTTACAATAGCACACGCACTGCTGATGCTAAAAATCAAACAAATGCTGGCCAAAGTTTGATATTTGACAAATCAGGATTTTTGTACGTACTGAAGAATAGTGGTGAGAAGTTTTATATCACTTATCCAAATGAGACAGTCTCAACTGATGGCTTCTATTACAAAGCAACACTCAATTATGATGGAGTTCTCACCATAGCATATCACCCTAAAGATCCAAAAAACGGAACAAGCTGGGTTGTTGTTAAAACTAGACCAGAAAACATATGTTTGAATTCTAGATTCACGGAAGGTGAAGGTGTTTGTGGGTTTAATAGCATCTGTACCATTAAAGAAGACCAAAGGCCAATGTGTACCTGCCCAGATGGATATTCTCTAATTGATTCCAGTAACATGTATGGTGGTTGTATCCCAAATTTTCAAGTCATTTGTGAAGCCAGTGGGAAACGGGGTTCACAGGATGATCTATATACAATGATGGAATTGCCAAACACTGATTGGCCTAAATCTGATTATGAAACATTAAGTCCTTCTACTCTACAAGAATGTAAGGAATCTTGTATGCAGGATTGCTCATGTGTGTTGGTTTCTTTCAACCAAAGCACCTGCTCGAAGAAGAAGCTCCCACTCTCATATGGGAGGAAAGATCAGGAAGTAGAAGGAGTTTCTGTCATGAAATTGATGAAAAATGATCCTCTTGCCTCCTTCCCCAATATGAAGAAAGATCATGATACTTTGATCATTGTGATATCCGTTCTGTTTGGCACCTCTGTTTTTGTCATTTTAATGTTGGTTGGATCAATATGTTTTGGGTTCCCTTACAGCCTCAAGAAAATCAAAAGAAGTAGAACCAAGACCAACAAAGGTTTCTTCGACAAAAATTTGCGCAATTTCACCTTCAAGGAAATTCAAGAAGCAACAAGCAACTTCAGAGAAGAACTGGGAAGGGGATCTTGTGGCATTGTCTACAAAGGAGAGATAGGGATGACTGGTGTAGCTGTTAAGAAATTAGACAAGTTGTTCCAAGACAGTGATAAGGAATTCCAGACTGAAATGAATGTGATAGGCCAAACTCATCACAGGAACCTCGTTCGCCTTCTTGGATATTGCAATGAGGGACAACACCGGATGCTGGTGTATGAGTTGATGAGCAATGGCACCTTAGCAAGCTTCCTTTTCACCCCATTAAAACCAAACTGGAACCAAAGAGTACACATTGCCCTTGGGATTGCAAGAGGCCTTGTTTACTTGCATGAGGAATGTTGCACCCAAATCATCCATTGTGACATTAAGCCACAGAATATACTTCTAGATGATCACCACAATGCCAGGATTTCAGATTTCGGGTTAGCAAAGCGGTTATTGATCAATCAAAGCCGCACTGAAACTGGAATTAGAGGAACCAAAGGGTATGTTGCACCAGATTGGTTTAGGAGTGCTCCGGTCACTGCTAAG GTCTAA
- the LOC130728173 gene encoding thaumatin-like protein 1b, producing MVQRWLSFLLLTLLLSLSGVISVTITLVNLCNYTLWPAAYTTGGNQTLSTTGFVLNSGESSTITVPAGWGGHLWGRTECSLNRTTGDFSCVTGDCFTGRLACDGMERTPPATRVEMTLNGDNNQDNYAISLIDGFNIPMAIIPLRGNCSSSGCRAHVNAVCPSGLKVTKWKERLVVAVACRSVNTCLEDCSYVHAVNILRKACPQARILADDNENTYSCASDTDYYITFCPPLTSESNNTRPGWRRGKTQNKKKDTNLLYWKWIMNARTMHKIVGKWDFMLRRGYSIPHSKPSFFAII from the exons ATGGTTCAGCGGTGGCTTTCTTTTTTGCTCTTGACACTTCTTCTATCATTATCAG GGGTTATTTCAGTGACAATTACTCTAGTTAATCTATGCAACTACACGTTGTGGCCAGCTGCATACACCACCGGCGGAAACCAAACCCTCTCAACCACCGGCTTTGTCTTAAACTCCGGCGAGTCCTCCACCATCACGGTACCCGCCGGCTGGGGAGGCCATTTATGGGGCCGAACTGAGTGCTCATTAAACCGCACCACCGGGGACTTTTCCTGCGTCACCGGCGACTGCTTCACCGGGAGGCTCGCCTGCGACGGCATGGAGAGAACGCCGCCCGCCACGCGGGTGGAGATGACTTTAAACGGTGACAACAACCAAGACAACTATGCCATCAGCTTGATAGACGGTTTCAACATCCCGATGGCGATTATTCCGTTGAGGGGAAACTGCAGCAGCTCCGGGTGCCGTGCGCATGTGAACGCGGTGTGTCCGTCGGGGCTGAAAGTCACGAAGTGGAAGGAGCGtttggtggtggcagtggcatGCCGGAGTGTTAATACTTGCCTTGAGGATTGTTCCTACGTGCATGCCGTGAACATATTGAGGAAGGCGTGCCCGCAGGCGCGTATCCTCGCCGATGACAATGAGAACACGTATTCGTGTGCATCTGACACAGATTACTACATCACATTCTGTCCTCCTCTTACCTCCGAATCCAATAACACCAG ACCTGGTTGGAGAAGAGGAAAGACACAGAATAAGAAAAAGGATACAAATTTACTTTACTGGAAATGGATTATGAACGCAAGGACTATGCACAAGATAGTGGGGAAGTGGGATTTTATGCTGAGAAGGGGTTACTCAATTCCTCACTCCAAACCCAG